One window of Mauremys mutica isolate MM-2020 ecotype Southern chromosome 6, ASM2049712v1, whole genome shotgun sequence genomic DNA carries:
- the LOC123373274 gene encoding proto-oncogene vav-like isoform X2, translating into MERAEAEQILTNRSDGTFLVQQRVKDVAEFAISIKFNEEIKHIKILTSEGLYRITEKKAFKGLIELVEFYQQNSLKDCFKTLDTTLQFPFKAPEQRAVSRPPGCPVLAQLSLAWVCPLAAGGLKYFRSAKARYDFCARDRTELTLKEGDTIKILSKKGQQGWWKGEIYGRVSAPLSGGWDHNPLIQQNRPDIACPQGGSVTPTYTHTTRRGQRSSHLYTYSM; encoded by the exons ATGGAGAGAGCAGAGGCGGAGCAAATCCTCACGAACCGTTCAGACGGCACGTTCCTGGTGCAGCAGAGGGTCAAGGACGTGGCCGAGTTTGCCATCAGCATCAA GTTTAACGAAGAAATCAAACACATCAAGATCCTGACGTCGGAGGGCCTGTACCGCATCACGGAGAAGAAGGCGTTCAAAGGACTCATA GAGCTAGTGGAGTTTTACCAGCAGAACTCCCTGAAAGACTGCTTCAAAACCCTCGACACCACGCTGCAGTTCCCATTCAAGGCGCCTGAGCAGAGGGCCGTCTCCAGACCTCCCG GGTGTCCGGTCCTGGCACAGCTGTCTCTAGCGTGGGTCTGTCCCCTTGCAGCAGGAGGACTGAAGTACTTTAGGTCGGCGAAGGCTCGCTACGATTTCTGCGCGCGGGACCGGACAGAGCTGACGCTCAAGGAGGGCGACACCATAAAGATCCTGAGCAAGAAAGGGCAGCAGGGCTGGTGGAAAGGGGAGATCTACGGCCGCGTGAGTGCACCGCTGAGTGGGGGTTGGGATCACAACCCCCTTATACAGCAGAACAGGCCTGACATAGCCTGTCCACAAGGGGGCAGTGTTACACCCACATACACGCACACAACCCGCAGGGGGCAGCGTTCTTCGCACCTCTACACATACAGCATGTAA
- the LOC123373274 gene encoding proto-oncogene vav-like isoform X4 — MERAEAEQILTNRSDGTFLVQQRVKDVAEFAISIKFNEEIKHIKILTSEGLYRITEKKAFKGLIELVEFYQQNSLKDCFKTLDTTLQFPFKAPEQRAVSRPPGCPVLAQLSLAWVCPLAAGGLKYFRSAKARYDFCARDRTELTLKEGDTIKILSKKGQQGWWKGEIYGRVGWFPANYVEEDYSEYC, encoded by the exons ATGGAGAGAGCAGAGGCGGAGCAAATCCTCACGAACCGTTCAGACGGCACGTTCCTGGTGCAGCAGAGGGTCAAGGACGTGGCCGAGTTTGCCATCAGCATCAA GTTTAACGAAGAAATCAAACACATCAAGATCCTGACGTCGGAGGGCCTGTACCGCATCACGGAGAAGAAGGCGTTCAAAGGACTCATA GAGCTAGTGGAGTTTTACCAGCAGAACTCCCTGAAAGACTGCTTCAAAACCCTCGACACCACGCTGCAGTTCCCATTCAAGGCGCCTGAGCAGAGGGCCGTCTCCAGACCTCCCG GGTGTCCGGTCCTGGCACAGCTGTCTCTAGCGTGGGTCTGTCCCCTTGCAGCAGGAGGACTGAAGTACTTTAGGTCGGCGAAGGCTCGCTACGATTTCTGCGCGCGGGACCGGACAGAGCTGACGCTCAAGGAGGGCGACACCATAAAGATCCTGAGCAAGAAAGGGCAGCAGGGCTGGTGGAAAGGGGAGATCTACGGCCGC GTTGGCTGGTTCCCAGCGAATTACGTGGAGGAAGATTATTCGGAATATTGCTGA
- the LOC123373274 gene encoding proto-oncogene vav-like isoform X3: MERAEAEQILTNRSDGTFLVQQRVKDVAEFAISIKFNEEIKHIKILTSEGLYRITEKKAFKGLIELVEFYQQNSLKDCFKTLDTTLQFPFKAPEQRAVSRPPAGGLKYFRSAKARYDFCARDRTELTLKEGDTIKILSKKGQQGWWKGEIYGRVSAPLSGGWDHNPLIQQNRPDIACPQGGSVTPTYTHTTRRGQRSSHLYTYSM, translated from the exons ATGGAGAGAGCAGAGGCGGAGCAAATCCTCACGAACCGTTCAGACGGCACGTTCCTGGTGCAGCAGAGGGTCAAGGACGTGGCCGAGTTTGCCATCAGCATCAA GTTTAACGAAGAAATCAAACACATCAAGATCCTGACGTCGGAGGGCCTGTACCGCATCACGGAGAAGAAGGCGTTCAAAGGACTCATA GAGCTAGTGGAGTTTTACCAGCAGAACTCCCTGAAAGACTGCTTCAAAACCCTCGACACCACGCTGCAGTTCCCATTCAAGGCGCCTGAGCAGAGGGCCGTCTCCAGACCTCCCG CAGGAGGACTGAAGTACTTTAGGTCGGCGAAGGCTCGCTACGATTTCTGCGCGCGGGACCGGACAGAGCTGACGCTCAAGGAGGGCGACACCATAAAGATCCTGAGCAAGAAAGGGCAGCAGGGCTGGTGGAAAGGGGAGATCTACGGCCGCGTGAGTGCACCGCTGAGTGGGGGTTGGGATCACAACCCCCTTATACAGCAGAACAGGCCTGACATAGCCTGTCCACAAGGGGGCAGTGTTACACCCACATACACGCACACAACCCGCAGGGGGCAGCGTTCTTCGCACCTCTACACATACAGCATGTAA